From Pseudomonas sp. stari2, a single genomic window includes:
- a CDS encoding TldD/PmbA family protein codes for MFDFHPQLKQRFAALRTGAEFFSLRYVRESGQYLSVRKNVAEPPSLSRDEGAMLTVRVNGVEAYAATNDLSQQGLQAALERAEQQARRLKLHALLDLSQQPVSSDRADYLSPNLEQPFPSLSECFELLGAESASVPKDERLVNWQVSIGITHVEQIYLSSAGAELRQAQRFVYPGLDVTAYDGNDSQTRSLGRENFGQQGGADVISRCGLIGAGPQVADQALQLLLAPNTPQGPRDLLLMPDQMMLQIHESIGHPLELDRILGDERNYAGTSFVKASDFGSLQYGSKLLNVTFDPDIPEELASYGHDDDGTRASKQFLIREGLLVRPLGGALSQFRAGLDGVANSRACGWNRPPIDRMANLNIEPGDQSLEQLIGGIENGILMSTNRSWSIDDARNKFQFGCEWGQLIENGELKGVVKNPNYRGISAHFWKSLRAVGNAGTTQVLGTPNCGKGEPNQVIRVGHASPACVFSNVDVFGGDA; via the coding sequence ATGTTCGATTTCCACCCCCAGCTCAAGCAGCGCTTCGCTGCCTTGCGCACGGGCGCCGAGTTTTTTTCCCTGCGGTATGTACGCGAGTCCGGCCAGTACCTGTCGGTGCGCAAGAACGTCGCCGAACCGCCGAGCCTGAGCCGTGACGAAGGCGCAATGCTCACCGTTCGCGTCAACGGCGTCGAAGCCTACGCCGCAACCAATGACCTGTCGCAGCAAGGCCTGCAAGCCGCCCTCGAGCGCGCCGAACAGCAGGCCCGGCGGCTCAAGCTGCACGCCCTGCTCGACCTGAGCCAGCAGCCGGTGTCCAGCGACCGCGCCGACTACCTTTCACCCAATCTGGAACAACCCTTCCCGTCCCTGAGCGAATGCTTCGAGCTGCTCGGCGCGGAATCCGCCTCGGTGCCCAAGGATGAGCGCCTGGTGAATTGGCAAGTGAGCATCGGCATCACCCACGTAGAACAGATCTACCTGAGCAGCGCCGGGGCCGAATTGCGCCAGGCCCAGCGCTTCGTTTATCCAGGCCTGGACGTCACCGCCTACGACGGCAACGACAGCCAGACCCGCAGCCTCGGCCGCGAGAACTTCGGCCAGCAGGGCGGCGCCGACGTGATCAGCCGCTGCGGCTTGATCGGCGCCGGCCCGCAAGTCGCCGATCAGGCGCTGCAACTGCTGCTCGCGCCAAATACCCCGCAAGGCCCGCGCGACCTGCTGTTGATGCCCGATCAGATGATGCTGCAGATCCACGAATCCATCGGCCATCCGCTGGAGCTCGACCGGATTCTCGGCGACGAGCGTAATTACGCCGGCACCAGCTTCGTCAAAGCCTCGGATTTTGGCAGCCTGCAATACGGCTCGAAACTGCTCAACGTGACCTTCGATCCGGACATTCCCGAAGAGCTGGCGAGTTACGGCCACGATGACGACGGCACCAGGGCCAGCAAGCAATTCCTGATTCGCGAAGGTCTGCTGGTGCGGCCGTTGGGCGGTGCGCTGTCGCAGTTCCGCGCGGGACTCGACGGTGTCGCCAACAGCCGCGCCTGCGGCTGGAACCGACCGCCGATCGACCGCATGGCCAATCTCAACATCGAACCGGGCGACCAGTCGCTGGAGCAACTGATCGGCGGGATTGAAAACGGCATTCTGATGAGCACCAACCGTTCGTGGTCGATCGACGATGCACGCAACAAATTCCAGTTCGGCTGCGAATGGGGCCAGTTGATTGAAAACGGCGAACTCAAGGGCGTCGTGAAGAATCCGAACTACCGGGGCATTTCCGCGCACTTCTGGAAGAGCCTGCGCGCGGTCGGCAACGCCGGCACCACCCAGGTGCTGGGCACGCCGAACTGCGGCAAGGGCGAACCGAACCAGGTGATTCGCGTCGGCCACGCTTCACCGGCCTGCGTGTTCAGCAATGTTGATGTGTTTGGGGGAGACGCCTGA
- a CDS encoding TldD/PmbA family protein — translation MSISKSQVEAFKVLVDWLRDAVREPEQFTLSYDAESSAFVRFNHAKVRQAGQVQQANIGLKLIDDGRHADLHITLSGEQATDLQRLAEGLQQLRETLPLLPQDPYLLLNHNGWQSQNVQEHPLPDTEQVVAEIAQAAEGLDLVGFYAAGPISRGFASSSGAFGWHQANSFNFDFSLFHENGEAVKASYAGHDWNSEDFARRIQQAREQLEFLGRPLRTLPPGQYRAYLAPAALEEIMGMLCWGGFSAQSIASKSSPLQKLYAGDQTFSPLVSLDEKVSGSLSPAFSSEGYPRSDLRLIIEGKAGDQLVGSRSAAEYGLTANGAGGGESPSALNMGAGDLPQAEILKQLGTGLYISNLWYLNFSDQPAARLTGMTRFATFWVENGEIQAPVSTMRFDDSAYSLLGSQLEALTAERELLLSASTYSQRNTSSALLPGALVSRLTLTL, via the coding sequence ATGAGTATTTCCAAGAGCCAGGTCGAGGCCTTCAAGGTGCTGGTCGACTGGCTGCGCGATGCCGTGCGCGAGCCGGAACAGTTCACGCTGAGTTACGACGCCGAATCGTCGGCCTTCGTGCGTTTCAACCACGCCAAGGTGCGGCAGGCCGGGCAAGTGCAACAGGCGAATATCGGCCTGAAACTGATCGACGACGGGCGGCATGCCGACCTGCACATCACCCTGTCCGGTGAGCAGGCCACCGACCTGCAACGCCTCGCCGAAGGCTTGCAACAACTGCGCGAAACCTTGCCGTTGCTGCCACAGGATCCATACCTGCTGCTCAACCACAACGGCTGGCAGAGCCAGAACGTGCAGGAACATCCGTTGCCGGACACCGAACAGGTCGTGGCTGAAATCGCTCAAGCGGCCGAAGGGCTGGATCTGGTCGGCTTCTATGCCGCCGGCCCGATCAGCCGTGGTTTCGCCAGTTCTTCCGGCGCGTTCGGCTGGCATCAGGCCAACAGCTTCAACTTCGATTTCAGCCTGTTCCACGAAAACGGCGAAGCAGTGAAGGCCAGCTACGCCGGACATGACTGGAACAGCGAAGATTTCGCCAGACGCATCCAGCAGGCCCGCGAACAACTCGAGTTCCTCGGTCGCCCGTTGCGCACCCTGCCACCGGGACAATACCGCGCCTATCTGGCACCGGCAGCCCTGGAAGAAATCATGGGCATGCTGTGTTGGGGCGGTTTCTCGGCGCAGTCGATTGCCAGCAAGAGCAGTCCGTTGCAGAAGCTGTATGCCGGCGATCAGACGTTCAGTCCACTGGTGTCCCTCGACGAGAAGGTCAGCGGTTCGCTGAGCCCGGCGTTCTCCAGCGAAGGTTACCCGCGCAGCGATCTGCGGTTGATCATCGAAGGTAAAGCAGGTGATCAGTTGGTAGGTTCACGCAGTGCTGCCGAATACGGTCTGACTGCCAACGGTGCCGGCGGTGGCGAATCGCCGAGCGCGCTGAATATGGGCGCCGGTGATCTGCCGCAAGCGGAGATTCTCAAGCAACTGGGCACCGGGCTGTATATCAGCAACCTGTGGTACCTGAACTTCTCCGATCAACCGGCGGCGCGCCTGACCGGCATGACCCGATTTGCCACGTTCTGGGTCGAGAATGGCGAGATTCAGGCACCGGTCAGCACCATGCGTTTCGACGACAGCGCCTACAGCTTGCTGGGTTCGCAACTGGAAGCGCTGACTGCCGAGCGCGAGTTGCTGCTGTCGGCGAGCACCTACAGCCAGCGCAATACCTCGTCGGCGTTGTTGCCGGGGGCGCTGGTGAGCCGCCTGACCTTGACTCTCTGA
- the mdtD gene encoding multidrug transporter subunit MdtD yields the protein MPNRPPLDAITARWLPWVVAIAFFMQSLDGTILNTALPAMARDLAEDPLRMQGVVIAYMLTVALLIPASGWIADRFGTKKIFFGAILLFSIGSLLCALSSSLSMLVGARVIQGLGGALMLPVGRLVVLRAYPRSELVRIMGFITIPGLLGPLIGPTMGGWMVQYLTWHWIFLINLPVGVIGCYAVWKFIPDLRGTERTRFDSLGFLLFGAAMILITIAMEGLGELHLPHLRVMLLLFGGMACLAAYWLRAGRVENPLFAPSLFKTRTFAVGIIGNLFARLGSGALPFLVPLLLQVALGYSPSQAGMSMLPLAAAAMFAKWMARPLIERLGYRIVLTGNTLALGIMLASMGLVSEQTPYWLLLCLLAILGAINSLQFTAMNTVTLIDLDDASASSGNSLLSVVAQLSLSLGVACAGALLGGFTAEIGNDGVETVLGAFQLTFVTVGVMAMLAATIFSQLSKEDGRRVKRPDEHPDEHIEH from the coding sequence ATGCCCAACCGCCCGCCTCTCGACGCCATCACCGCCCGCTGGTTGCCGTGGGTCGTCGCCATCGCTTTTTTCATGCAGTCCCTCGACGGGACTATCCTCAACACCGCCCTGCCGGCCATGGCCCGGGATCTGGCCGAAGACCCGCTGCGCATGCAAGGCGTGGTCATCGCCTACATGCTCACCGTGGCCCTGTTGATTCCGGCCTCGGGCTGGATCGCCGACCGCTTCGGCACCAAGAAGATCTTCTTCGGCGCGATCCTGCTGTTCAGCATCGGCTCGCTGCTCTGTGCCCTGTCGAGCAGCCTGTCCATGCTGGTCGGCGCTCGGGTAATCCAGGGTCTGGGCGGCGCGTTGATGCTGCCGGTCGGGCGACTGGTGGTGCTGCGCGCCTACCCGCGTTCGGAGCTGGTGCGGATCATGGGCTTCATCACCATTCCCGGCCTGCTCGGCCCGCTGATCGGCCCGACCATGGGCGGCTGGATGGTGCAGTACCTGACGTGGCACTGGATCTTCCTGATCAACCTGCCGGTCGGCGTCATCGGCTGCTATGCAGTGTGGAAGTTCATTCCCGACCTGCGCGGCACCGAGCGCACGCGCTTCGATAGCCTCGGTTTCCTGCTGTTCGGCGCGGCGATGATTCTCATCACCATCGCCATGGAAGGCCTTGGCGAATTGCATCTGCCGCACTTGCGGGTGATGTTGCTGCTGTTCGGTGGCATGGCGTGTCTGGCGGCGTACTGGCTGCGCGCCGGACGTGTCGAGAATCCGCTATTCGCGCCTTCGCTGTTCAAGACCCGGACGTTTGCAGTAGGGATCATCGGCAACCTGTTCGCCCGTCTGGGCAGCGGCGCGTTGCCGTTTCTGGTGCCGTTGCTGCTGCAGGTGGCGCTTGGTTATTCACCGTCGCAGGCCGGGATGAGCATGCTGCCGCTGGCCGCCGCAGCGATGTTTGCCAAGTGGATGGCGCGGCCGCTGATCGAACGTCTCGGTTATCGCATCGTGCTCACCGGCAACACGCTGGCGCTGGGGATCATGCTGGCGAGCATGGGTCTGGTCAGCGAGCAGACACCGTATTGGCTGTTGTTGTGCCTGCTGGCGATTCTCGGCGCGATCAACTCGCTGCAGTTCACCGCGATGAACACCGTGACCCTGATCGATCTCGACGACGCCAGCGCCAGCAGCGGCAACAGCCTGCTGTCGGTGGTTGCACAGTTGTCGCTGAGTCTCGGGGTGGCTTGCGCCGGTGCCTTGCTCGGCGGCTTCACGGCGGAAATCGGCAACGATGGCGTTGAAACCGTGCTGGGTGCGTTCCAGCTGACGTTCGTGACGGTGGGTGTCATGGCGATGCTGGCCGCGACAATCTTCTCGCAACTCTCGAAAGAGGACGGCCGACGCGTCAAACGTCCCGATGAACATCCGGACGAACACATCGAACATTAA
- the dbpA gene encoding ATP-dependent RNA helicase DbpA has translation MTTIATAFNTLPLSAAMLANLDSLGYAQMTPIQAQSLPVILKGMDLIAQAKTGSGKTAAFGIGLLNPINPRYFGCQALVICPTRELADQVAKEIRRLARAEDNIKVLTLCGGVAFGPQIASLEHGAHIIVGTPGRIQQHLRKGSLVLDGLNTLILDEADRMLDMGFYDAIEDIIEQTPSRRQTLLFSATYPVGIKQLASKFMRDPQTVKAEAFHDDTQIEQRFYEIAPEERMSAVTKVLHHFRPASTVAFCFTKQQVQETVDHLTSKGISAVGLHGDLEQRDRDQVLAMFANRSTSVLVATDVAARGLDIDSLDMVINVELARDSEIHIHRVGRTGRAGEKGIAVSLVAPSEAHRAQAIEQLQKTPLNWDQVDNLKSQGGAPLQPPMSTLCIAGGRKDKVRPGDILGALTGEAGIPGAQVGKIAIFDFQSYVAVERSVVMQALQRLNNGKIKGRSLRVRVL, from the coding sequence GTGACCACCATCGCCACCGCTTTTAATACTTTGCCGCTGTCCGCCGCCATGCTGGCTAACCTCGACTCCCTCGGTTATGCCCAGATGACGCCGATCCAGGCGCAGAGCTTGCCGGTGATCCTCAAGGGGATGGACCTGATCGCCCAGGCCAAGACCGGCAGCGGCAAGACCGCCGCGTTCGGCATCGGCCTGCTGAACCCGATCAATCCGCGCTACTTCGGTTGCCAGGCGCTGGTGATTTGCCCGACCCGTGAGCTCGCCGACCAGGTCGCCAAGGAAATCCGTCGTCTGGCCCGTGCCGAAGACAACATCAAGGTCCTGACCCTGTGCGGCGGCGTGGCGTTCGGCCCGCAGATCGCCTCGCTGGAGCACGGCGCGCACATCATCGTCGGCACGCCAGGCCGCATCCAGCAGCACCTGCGCAAGGGTTCGCTGGTCCTCGACGGCCTCAACACGCTGATCCTCGACGAAGCCGACCGCATGCTCGACATGGGTTTCTATGACGCCATCGAAGACATCATCGAGCAGACCCCGTCCCGTCGTCAGACCCTGCTGTTTTCGGCCACCTACCCGGTGGGCATCAAGCAACTGGCGTCGAAGTTCATGCGCGATCCGCAAACGGTGAAAGCCGAAGCGTTCCACGACGACACCCAGATCGAACAGCGCTTCTACGAGATCGCCCCGGAAGAACGCATGAGTGCGGTGACCAAGGTTCTGCACCACTTCCGTCCGGCCTCCACCGTGGCCTTCTGCTTCACCAAGCAGCAAGTGCAGGAAACCGTCGATCACCTGACCTCCAAGGGTATTTCCGCCGTCGGCCTGCACGGCGATCTGGAACAGCGTGATCGCGACCAGGTCCTGGCGATGTTCGCCAACCGCAGCACTTCGGTGCTGGTTGCCACCGACGTCGCCGCCCGTGGCCTGGACATCGACTCGCTGGACATGGTGATCAACGTCGAACTGGCCCGCGACTCGGAAATCCACATTCACCGCGTGGGCCGTACCGGGCGCGCGGGCGAGAAAGGCATCGCAGTCAGCCTGGTGGCGCCGTCCGAAGCGCATCGCGCGCAAGCCATCGAACAACTGCAGAAAACCCCGCTGAACTGGGATCAGGTGGACAACCTCAAGTCCCAGGGCGGTGCCCCGCTGCAACCGCCGATGAGCACGCTGTGCATCGCTGGCGGGCGCAAGGACAAGGTGCGTCCGGGCGACATTCTTGGCGCTCTGACCGGTGAGGCCGGCATTCCGGGCGCCCAGGTCGGCAAGATCGCGATCTTCGACTTCCAGTCCTATGTGGCCGTTGAACGCAGCGTGGTCATGCAGGCGCTGCAGCGTTTGAACAACGGCAAGATCAAGGGTCGTTCGCTGCGCGTACGCGTTTTGTAA
- a CDS encoding NAD(P)/FAD-dependent oxidoreductase — MRSTEVVIIGAGAAGLMCALTAAGRGRQVLLLDHANKAGKKILMSGGGRCNFTNMYTEPSNFLSQNSHFCKSALARYTQWDFIGMVAKHGVPYHEKKLGQLFCDNKSSDILGMLLDECDQVGVNLHLDTSIQTIEKVEGGYLLDTTLGQIQCQSLVIATGGLSIPTLGATGFGYQVAKQFGHELLPTRAGLVPFTITDQLKDLCTELSGTSVDCLVSCNDQSFRENILFTHRGLSGPAILQISSFWEPGDTVEINLLPDHDAASWLQQQTAERPNSELKTLLGEIFTKKMANLLADNWFVSKPMKQYTHAELAEIAEKLGSWKVVPAGTEGYRTAEVTLGGVDTREVSSKTMESLKSPGLYFVGEVLDVTGHLGGFNFQWAWASGYAAAQYV; from the coding sequence TTGCGCTCTACCGAAGTCGTGATCATTGGCGCTGGCGCCGCAGGGTTGATGTGTGCACTGACCGCCGCCGGGCGCGGGCGTCAGGTGTTGCTGCTCGACCACGCGAACAAGGCCGGCAAGAAAATCCTGATGTCCGGCGGTGGTCGCTGCAACTTCACCAACATGTACACCGAGCCGAGCAATTTCCTCTCGCAGAATTCGCATTTCTGCAAATCCGCGCTGGCCCGCTACACCCAGTGGGATTTCATCGGCATGGTCGCCAAACATGGCGTGCCGTATCACGAGAAAAAACTCGGTCAGTTGTTCTGCGATAACAAATCCAGCGACATCCTCGGCATGCTCCTGGACGAGTGCGATCAGGTCGGCGTCAACCTGCACCTCGACACCTCGATCCAGACCATCGAAAAGGTTGAAGGCGGTTACCTGCTCGACACCACACTCGGCCAGATCCAGTGCCAGTCGCTGGTGATCGCCACCGGCGGGCTGTCGATCCCGACGCTGGGCGCGACCGGCTTCGGTTACCAGGTCGCCAAGCAATTCGGCCACGAGCTGCTGCCGACCCGCGCCGGGCTGGTGCCGTTCACCATCACCGACCAGCTCAAGGATTTGTGCACCGAACTGTCCGGCACCTCGGTGGATTGCCTGGTGAGCTGTAACGACCAAAGCTTTCGCGAGAACATCCTGTTCACTCACCGTGGTCTGAGCGGCCCGGCGATTCTGCAGATTTCCTCGTTCTGGGAACCTGGCGACACGGTAGAAATCAACCTGCTGCCCGACCACGACGCGGCGAGCTGGCTGCAACAGCAAACCGCCGAGCGTCCGAACAGCGAACTGAAAACCCTGCTCGGCGAAATCTTCACCAAGAAGATGGCCAACCTGCTGGCGGACAACTGGTTCGTCTCCAAACCGATGAAGCAGTACACACACGCCGAACTGGCGGAGATTGCCGAGAAGCTCGGCAGCTGGAAAGTCGTCCCGGCCGGCACCGAAGGCTATCGCACCGCCGAAGTCACCCTCGGTGGTGTCGACACCCGCGAAGTATCCTCCAAGACCATGGAATCGCTGAAAAGCCCGGGTCTGTATTTCGTCGGCGAAGTACTGGACGTCACCGGACATCTGGGCGGTTTCAACTTCCAATGGGCGTGGGCATCGGGTTACGCGGCCGCGCAATACGTCTGA